The proteins below come from a single Drosophila teissieri strain GT53w chromosome 3L, Prin_Dtei_1.1, whole genome shotgun sequence genomic window:
- the LOC122618047 gene encoding uncharacterized protein LOC122618047, whose protein sequence is MSKPINVNTSVPNGVKRYTIFQDLRSLNIFETNIQPYCQYHFKMSINIKEGHDVTGLIAFPKLKHFHMIGQHKPGSMAPFLKLAARKGILSTLHLHNADLSLEEVLELALIYSLKALTCGFSDFQTIGLLTKLDNLCTLTITTELNADIGRQVVEIFRRCNGKIIIQVRQRAVQFRMEWQPQPQRLSVYLPYHDPIDMNVLTLLAELQDVRYLTIRGSHLSGSLAGLFRGFGAGESTKLQEVIISNSYFLTSEETAALASIKTLKVLECEFGKASNTELLSHPAEPREICLPGLPKNSMKPLFEALASKREPTLEYFVLSNGELDDMESESLSKIKSLKYLTCRFKEVKSLKHIRCLPNLDYAYISVEQRDYYAHETSKHLLRFLVRCRKEAQVRFRGCDVGYYQPEGRLIVTFKKKEANAALCSLLGRLGTIKNLRISGRPTAGKLKVLLKGVLHHNLVHVLHVGMLRVNELPIVANMNLLTKITIGFLQPEKIELLARLHHLKWLCITDHPQGALEHLFHDLAVRIPASQLETLSILRVSVVPAELVELARINSLRRLRCALENPSDEWSLNLLSVHSMIEELHITSYQSGSLEYLFKALQLITYFHRLIVWRSRLTTSEVKAIMGIHTLRTLHCSLQNARDIGILEHVPLLEELVIEDISIIHRNPLALWAHKERQTLRKLVINNRSLARYDFHSLALMTSLKCLDCLINNSCDIECLALLNLTELILHCPHEVTITPLLTALIAKDSHVLRSFELRNKLLRKHSTELLIQIRSLRNLKIGFTDLKGFELLAKKTDLEILEITNNVFEVNRVLEIIRNCRKLREIHFVESNDNINTEFIGQCMDALKTVRNHEEQKPLQLFFDSLYCLSLKQQYYVDESYMIIRIKKRPTFDDFDDEFCYEPSDDGSDIEEPNEFCRIPNTFSEISCCTLSTDNQV, encoded by the exons aTGAGCAAACCAATAAACGTGAATACTTCTGTACCCAATGGGGTCAAGAGATATACAATTTTTCAGGACTTAAGATCTTTGAACATCTTTGAAACTAATATTCAGCCGTATTGCCAATACCATTTTAAAATGTCGATCAATATAAAAGAGGGACACGATGTCACCGGGTTGATCGCGTTTCCGAAACTAAAACATTTCCATATGATTGGTCAGCATAAGCCGGGCAGCATGGCGCCATTTTTAAAGCTGGCAGCCAGAAAAGGCATCCTTTCGACTCTGCACCTCCATAACGCAGATCTTAGTTTGGAGGAAGTATTGGAACTAGCTTTGATTTACTCGCTCAAGGCACTGACGTGTGGATTTAGCGATTTCCAGACCATTGGACTACTAACCAAATTGGATAATCTATGTACCTTGACTATAACTACTGAACTGAATGCCGATATCGGAAGACAAGTGGTAGAAATCTTCAGGAGGTGCAACGGAAAAATTATTATCCAAGTGAGACAGAGAGCCGTTCAGTTCCGAATGGAGtggcagccgcagccgcagcgaCTCTCTGTTTATCTACCATATCATGATCCCATCGATATGAATGTGCTGACTTTGCTTGCGGAACTTCAGGATGTCAGATATCTTACCATACGAGGATCACATCTGAGTGGCTCCCTTGCGGGTCTCTTTCGTGGATTCGGTGCCGGTGAATCCACAAAGTTGCAGGAGGTAATCATTTCGAATAGCTACTTCCTAACCAGCGAGGAAACCGCTGCACTGGCTTccataaaaactttaaaagtaCTAGAGTGTGAGTTTGGGAAGGCATCGAATACTGAGCTGTTATCGCATCCCGCAGAACCGAGAGAGATCTGCCTTCCTGGCTTGCCCAAAAACTCTATGAAGCCACTATTTGAAGCCCTGGCCTCAAAAAGGGAACCCACTCTAGAGTACTTTGTCCTATCCAATGGCGAGTTAGATGACATGGAAAGCGAGAGTCTTTCAAAAATAAAGTCCCTCAAATATCTGACCTGCCGATTTAAAGAAGTTAAGAGCCTCAAACATATTCGATGTCTTCCCAATTTGGACTATGCCTACATATCTGTAGAGCAAAGAGATTACTACGCCCACGAAACGTCTAAGCATCTCCTCAGATTTTTAGTCCGCTGCCGAAAGGAAGCACAGGTCAGATTTCGAGGCTGCGATGTAGGATACTATCAACCCGAAGGCCGTCTTATTGTGACCTTTAAGAAGAAGGAAGCCAACGCCGCCTTGTGCTCGCTGCTTGGAAGGCTGGGTACTATCAAAAATCTACGAATAAGTGGACGACCCACCGCAGGTAAACTAAAAGTCCTCCTTAAGGGAGTACTCCATCACAACCTAGTGCACGTGTTGCACGTAGGAATGCTCAGGGTCAACGAGTTACCAATTGTGGCCAACATGAACTTGCTTACAAAAATAACCATTGGCTTTCTCCAGCCAGAGAAAATAGAGCTCCTGGCACGTTTGCACCACCTGAAATGGCTTTGCATCACAGACCATCCGCAGGGGGCATTGGAACATCTCTTCCATGACCTGGCTGTACGGATACCAGCCTCACAACTCGAAACCCTGTCCATCCTGCGGGTCAGCGTGGTGCCTGCAGAACTAGTAGAGCTTGCCAGGATCAATTCCCTGCGGCGTTTGAGATGCGCCCTTGAAAACCCCTCCGATGAATGGTCTCTAAACCTGCTAAGTGTCCACTCTATGATTGAGGAATTGCACATTACATCGTATCAGAGTGGTTCATTGGAGTATCTATTCAAGGCTCTTCAGCTTATCACTTACTTCCATCGCCTGATTGTTTGGAGAAGCCGTTTGACCACCAGCGAAGTCAAAGCCATAATGGGAATACATACACTGAGGACACTCCACTGCAGCTTGCAGAACGCTAGAGATATAGGAATCCTTGAACATGTGCCATTGCTAGAGGAGTTGGTCATAGAAGACATTAGCATTATCCATCGAAATCCTCTGGCCTTATGGGCCCACAAGGAAAGACAAACTCTCAGGAAGCTGGTCATCAATAATAGATCCTTGGCACGATACGATTTTCACAGCTTGGCATTGATGACTTCTCTAAAATGCCTCGACTGTTTAATTAACAATTCATGTGATATCGAGTGCTTGGCCCTCTTAAACTTAACCGAACTGATCCTGCACTGTCCGCACGAAGTTACCATTACGCCTCTCCTAACTGCATTGATCGCCAAGGATTCACATGTGCTCCGCTCCTTTGAGCTAAGAAACAAACTTTTAAGAAAGCACTCCACTGAACTGCTAATACAAATTAGATCTCTAAGGAATTTAAAGATTGGATTTACCGATCTCAAGGGCTTTGAGCTGCTCGCAAAGAAAACAGATCTTGAAATTCTggaaattacaaataatgttTTTGAAGTCAATCGAGTTTTGGAGATCATTAGAAACTGCCGAAAACTGAGAGAGATTCATTTCGTAGAAAGCAATGACAATATAAATACTGAATTTATAGGTCAGTGTATGGATGCTTTAAAAACGGTTCGAAATCACGAGGAACAGAAGCCCCTTCAGCTGTTTTTTGACAGCCTGTACTGCCTTTCCCTAAAACAG caaTACTACGTCGATGAATCGTACATGATCATTAGAATTAAAAAGCGTCCTACATTCGATGATTTCGATGatgaattttgttacgaacCATCAGATGACGGTTCTGATATCGAGGAGCCCAATGAATTCTGTCGGATTCCTAATACATTTTCTGAAATTTCATGTTGCACATTAAGTACAGATAATCAAGTttga